In one Pseudomonas sp. SCA2728.1_7 genomic region, the following are encoded:
- a CDS encoding TIGR00366 family protein: MAVDIEDSRSARFALRCSSFAERWFPDSWVFAALAVIIVALATLAMGAKPTDAAMAFGDGFWSLIPFTMQMAFVVIGGYVVASSPPAVKLIDRLARIPKNGRSAVAWVALISMVASLLNWGLSLVFGGLLVRALARRTDLKMDYRAAGAAAYLGLGAVWALGLSSSAAQLQANPASLPPSILSITGVIPFTETIFLWQSGVMLLALIVISIIIAYATAPGPNSARDAKACGIDPAFNLPPLQPRTRPGEWLEHSPLLIILLVLLAAGWLFHEFSTKPAITAISGLNTYNFLFIMLGALLHWRPRSFLDAVARAVPTTTGVLIQFPLYGSIAALMTTVKGADAQTLAHHISTFFVSIASHDTYALLMGVYSAILGFFIPSGGGKWIIEAPYVMQVANDLQYHLGWAVQIYNAAEALPNLINPFYMLPLLGVLGLKARDLIGFSFVQLLVHTPLVLVLLWALGTTLAYTPPVMP; the protein is encoded by the coding sequence GTGGCCGTTGATATCGAAGATAGCCGCTCCGCACGCTTTGCCCTGCGCTGTTCAAGCTTTGCCGAACGCTGGTTCCCCGATTCCTGGGTATTCGCCGCGCTGGCCGTGATCATCGTCGCCCTGGCCACACTGGCGATGGGCGCCAAGCCCACCGATGCCGCGATGGCCTTCGGTGACGGCTTCTGGAGCCTGATCCCATTCACCATGCAAATGGCCTTCGTGGTGATCGGCGGCTACGTGGTCGCCAGCTCGCCGCCCGCCGTGAAACTGATCGATCGCCTGGCGCGGATCCCAAAAAACGGCCGTTCCGCCGTGGCGTGGGTCGCGTTGATCTCGATGGTCGCGTCGTTGCTCAACTGGGGTCTGTCGCTGGTGTTCGGCGGTTTGCTGGTCCGCGCCCTCGCCCGCCGCACCGATCTGAAAATGGATTACCGCGCCGCCGGTGCCGCTGCGTACCTGGGCCTTGGCGCGGTGTGGGCGCTGGGTTTGTCGTCGTCGGCCGCGCAGTTGCAAGCCAACCCCGCCAGCCTGCCGCCGTCGATCCTGTCGATTACCGGGGTGATTCCGTTCACCGAAACGATTTTCCTCTGGCAGTCCGGCGTGATGCTGCTGGCGCTGATCGTGATCTCGATCATCATCGCCTACGCCACCGCTCCCGGGCCGAACTCGGCGCGCGATGCCAAGGCCTGCGGCATCGACCCGGCATTCAACCTGCCACCACTGCAACCGCGCACCCGTCCGGGTGAATGGCTGGAACACAGTCCGCTGCTGATCATCCTGCTGGTGCTGTTGGCAGCGGGATGGCTGTTCCACGAGTTTTCGACCAAACCGGCGATCACCGCGATTTCCGGCCTTAATACCTACAACTTCCTGTTCATCATGCTCGGCGCCTTGCTGCACTGGCGGCCGCGCAGTTTCCTCGATGCCGTCGCGCGTGCGGTGCCGACCACCACCGGCGTGTTGATCCAGTTCCCGCTGTACGGCTCGATTGCCGCGCTGATGACCACGGTCAAAGGCGCCGATGCGCAAACCCTGGCGCATCACATCTCGACGTTCTTCGTCAGCATCGCCTCCCACGACACCTATGCGTTGTTGATGGGCGTGTATTCGGCGATTCTCGGTTTCTTCATTCCGTCGGGCGGCGGCAAGTGGATCATCGAAGCGCCGTACGTGATGCAGGTCGCCAACGATCTGCAGTATCACCTCGGCTGGGCGGTGCAGATTTATAACGCTGCCGAAGCGTTGCCGAACCTGATCAACCCGTTCTACATGCTGCCGCTGCTCGGCGTGCTTGGGTTGAAGGCGCGGGATCTGATCGGTTTCTCCTTCGTGCAGTTGCTGGTGCACACGCCGCTGGTGCTGGTTTTGCTGTGGGCGCTGGGGACGACCTTAGCGTATACGCCGCCAGTCATGCCGTAA
- a CDS encoding MFS transporter → MTAQSPAKPAPFSRSDYKTLGLAALGGALEIYDFIIFVFFALTLSQLFFPPEMPEWLRLLQSFGIFVTGYLARPLGGILMAHFADKLGRKKVFSLSILMMALPCLLIGIMPTYAQIGYFAPLLLLALRILQGAAVGGEVPSAWVFVAEHAPAGHRGYALGFLQAGLTFGYLIGALTATFLAQVFTPAEILDYAWRYPFLLGGVFGVIGVYLRRWLSETPVFMAMEAQREARVELPLRTVLREHRLAMLPAMLLTCVLTSAVVVFVVITPTMMQKTFGMTASHTFALSALGIVFLNIGCVIAGLLVDRIGAWRTVMLYSLLLPLGVGVLYGCLISGGDWVGVAYALAGLACGVVGAVPSVMVGLFPARIRVSGISFTYNIAYAAWASITPLLLIGLMPWSPWICVMFCAVMGVVGLLTAAYFGSRMPRTGPCQVAGTA, encoded by the coding sequence ATGACTGCCCAATCCCCGGCCAAACCTGCGCCGTTCAGCCGTTCCGACTACAAGACCCTCGGCCTTGCGGCCCTTGGCGGGGCGCTGGAAATCTACGATTTCATCATTTTCGTATTCTTCGCCCTGACCCTCAGCCAGCTGTTCTTCCCGCCGGAAATGCCCGAATGGCTGCGCCTGCTGCAAAGTTTCGGGATTTTTGTCACCGGTTATCTGGCGCGGCCGCTGGGTGGGATTCTGATGGCGCATTTCGCCGACAAACTCGGGCGCAAGAAAGTCTTCAGCCTGAGCATCCTGATGATGGCGCTGCCGTGCCTGCTGATCGGGATCATGCCAACTTATGCACAGATCGGTTATTTCGCACCGCTGCTGTTGCTGGCGCTGCGCATTCTGCAAGGTGCGGCGGTGGGCGGTGAGGTGCCGAGCGCCTGGGTGTTTGTCGCCGAGCACGCGCCGGCCGGCCATCGCGGGTATGCCTTGGGCTTTTTGCAGGCCGGCCTGACCTTCGGTTACCTGATCGGCGCGCTGACCGCGACGTTTCTGGCACAAGTCTTCACTCCGGCGGAAATCCTTGATTACGCCTGGCGCTATCCATTCCTGCTCGGTGGCGTCTTCGGTGTGATCGGCGTTTACCTACGGCGCTGGCTGAGCGAAACCCCGGTGTTCATGGCCATGGAAGCGCAGCGCGAGGCGCGGGTCGAACTGCCGCTGCGCACGGTACTGCGTGAGCATCGGCTGGCAATGCTGCCGGCGATGCTGCTGACCTGCGTGCTGACCTCGGCGGTGGTGGTGTTCGTCGTCATTACGCCGACCATGATGCAGAAAACCTTCGGCATGACCGCCAGCCACACCTTCGCCCTCAGTGCATTGGGCATTGTCTTCCTCAACATCGGCTGCGTGATCGCCGGGTTGCTGGTCGATCGCATTGGCGCGTGGCGCACGGTCATGCTCTACAGCCTGTTGCTGCCATTGGGCGTCGGCGTGCTTTACGGTTGTTTGATCAGCGGTGGTGATTGGGTCGGCGTCGCCTACGCCTTGGCCGGTCTCGCGTGCGGTGTTGTCGGCGCAGTGCCGTCGGTGATGGTCGGGTTGTTCCCGGCGCGTATTCGCGTGTCAGGCATTTCCTTTACCTACAACATCGCCTACGCCGCATGGGCGAGCATCACACCGCTGCTGCTGATCGGTCTGATGCCGTGGAGCCCATGGATCTGCGTGATGTTCTGCGCGGTGATGGGCGTGGTGGGTCTCCTGACGGCGGCGTATTTCGGCTCGCGGATGCCGCGCACGGGACCTTGCCAGGTGGCCGGAACTGCGTGA
- a CDS encoding methyl-accepting chemotaxis protein: protein MFNKRLKQELAALREELSSLVQVKESLESEMLVLNLEPDGRIQSVNQNFLTEMLYKSQDLIGRAIEDIVPAHVKSDEFHHRFKNAMTRGEHFAGAVRLLRGNGEEAWLRSIVQPVRSSDGRIKHISLFASDLTRTIEASREHENLIGALVRSTAVIEFDLNGNVLNANDRFLSGMGYSLAQIKGKHHRLFCTPEEYNSAEYQNFWRRLNNGEFVADRFKRVDSHGRTVWLEASYNPVVDANNKLYKVVKFATVITDQVNREQAVADAASIAYSTSQQTDSTAQRGTTVVTEAVNVMRDLSRHMQAAGEGIEALNEQSQVIGTIVKTISGIAEQTNLLALNAAIEAARAGEQGRGFAVVADEVRQLASRTSQATEEIVTVVRQNQEMARNAVALMTDGKLQAEQGLALAAEAGTVIVEIQDGAQKVVNAVGQFANQLSH from the coding sequence ATGTTCAACAAACGCTTGAAGCAAGAGCTGGCCGCTCTTCGTGAAGAACTCTCCAGCCTCGTGCAGGTGAAGGAAAGCCTGGAAAGCGAGATGCTGGTGCTGAACCTTGAGCCCGACGGGCGCATTCAGTCGGTCAACCAGAACTTCCTCACCGAGATGCTCTACAAGAGTCAGGACCTGATCGGTCGTGCCATTGAAGACATCGTCCCGGCGCACGTGAAGTCCGACGAATTCCACCACCGCTTCAAAAATGCCATGACCCGCGGCGAGCATTTCGCCGGTGCCGTGCGCCTGCTGCGTGGCAATGGTGAAGAAGCGTGGCTGCGCTCGATCGTGCAACCGGTGCGTTCTTCGGATGGGCGGATCAAGCACATTTCGCTGTTCGCCAGCGACCTGACCCGCACCATCGAAGCCTCTCGTGAACACGAAAACCTGATCGGTGCGCTGGTGCGTTCGACCGCGGTGATCGAGTTCGACCTCAACGGCAATGTGCTCAACGCCAACGATCGCTTCCTCAGCGGCATGGGTTACAGCCTGGCGCAGATCAAGGGCAAACATCACCGCCTGTTCTGCACCCCGGAGGAATACAACAGCGCCGAGTACCAGAACTTCTGGCGCCGTTTGAACAACGGCGAATTCGTGGCTGATCGCTTCAAGCGTGTCGACAGCCACGGTCGTACGGTGTGGCTGGAGGCGTCCTACAACCCGGTGGTCGATGCCAACAACAAACTGTACAAAGTGGTGAAGTTCGCCACCGTGATCACTGATCAGGTCAACCGCGAACAAGCCGTCGCCGACGCGGCGAGCATTGCCTACAGCACCTCGCAGCAAACCGACAGCACCGCCCAGCGCGGTACCACGGTGGTGACTGAAGCGGTCAACGTAATGCGTGATCTGTCGCGGCACATGCAGGCTGCCGGTGAGGGCATCGAGGCACTGAATGAGCAGTCGCAGGTGATCGGCACCATCGTCAAAACCATCAGCGGGATTGCCGAACAGACCAACCTGCTGGCGCTCAACGCTGCTATCGAGGCGGCGCGCGCCGGTGAGCAGGGCCGTGGTTTTGCCGTGGTGGCTGACGAAGTACGGCAACTGGCCTCGCGCACCAGTCAGGCGACCGAAGAAATTGTCACCGTGGTGCGGCAGAACCAGGAAATGGCGCGCAACGCCGTGGCGCTGATGACCGACGGCAAGCTTCAGGCTGAACAAGGCCTGGCGCTGGCGGCAGAGGCGGGCACGGTGATTGTCGAGATTCAGGACGGTGCGCAGAAGGTCGTCAATGCCGTGGGCCAGTTCGCCAATCAACTCTCCCACTGA
- a CDS encoding flavin reductase family protein translates to MSDSHRRPVPLNKAYRLLNHGPTVLVSAAHDGQRNIMAAAWAMPLDFEPPKVAVVLDKSTWTRQLLEASGTFVLNVPCVDQADIVQTVGNTSGLEISQTQGQDKFQAYSLQTFAGEQVEAPLLDGCVAWLECRLLPEPRNHEQYDLFLAEVIAAHADERVFSDGRWHFEGHDGLRTLHHVAGGHFLKIGDAVDGETLAI, encoded by the coding sequence ATGAGCGATTCCCACCGCCGCCCGGTGCCCCTGAACAAAGCCTACCGTTTGCTCAACCACGGGCCGACCGTGCTGGTCAGCGCCGCCCACGACGGCCAGCGCAACATCATGGCCGCCGCCTGGGCGATGCCGCTGGATTTCGAACCACCGAAAGTCGCCGTCGTCCTCGATAAATCCACCTGGACCCGCCAGTTACTCGAGGCGTCCGGCACTTTCGTGCTCAACGTCCCGTGCGTCGATCAGGCCGACATCGTGCAAACCGTCGGCAATACCTCGGGCCTGGAAATCAGCCAAACCCAAGGGCAAGACAAGTTTCAGGCTTACAGCTTGCAGACGTTTGCCGGCGAACAAGTCGAAGCACCACTGCTCGACGGCTGCGTGGCCTGGCTTGAATGCCGTTTGCTCCCGGAGCCGCGCAACCACGAGCAATACGACCTGTTCCTCGCCGAAGTCATCGCCGCCCACGCCGATGAACGGGTGTTCAGCGACGGGCGCTGGCATTTCGAAGGGCATGACGGATTGCGCACCTTGCACCACGTGGCGGGCGGGCATTTTCTGAAAATTGGCGATGCAGTGGATGGCGAGACGCTAGCGATCTGA
- a CDS encoding LysE family transporter — translation MDLSLSSYLAPLLSLALLWTVAVVTPGPNFFNIAQLAVSRSRRHGVVAALGVASGTVLWGLAGGLGIQSLFSAAPTLYLSFKIAGGCYLIYLGLKQFKRKAPIVAGTLDDSQQTLLGAYGRGFLGNMTNPKSALFVATIFATAMPAHIPPLLLALAVMTMATLSFSWYCCVALFFASRRIAGVYERSRQWLDRFAGGCYLLFGAHLLANR, via the coding sequence ATGGATCTTTCCCTTTCAAGTTATCTGGCGCCGTTGCTGTCGTTGGCCCTGTTGTGGACAGTTGCGGTGGTCACGCCCGGCCCGAACTTCTTCAACATCGCGCAACTGGCGGTCAGCCGTTCTCGCCGCCACGGTGTCGTAGCGGCGCTCGGCGTCGCCAGCGGAACCGTGTTGTGGGGGCTGGCGGGTGGCCTGGGTATTCAGTCGTTGTTCAGTGCCGCGCCGACGCTGTACCTGAGCTTCAAGATCGCCGGTGGCTGCTACCTGATCTATCTCGGGCTCAAGCAGTTCAAGCGCAAGGCGCCGATCGTCGCGGGCACGCTCGATGACTCGCAGCAAACGTTGCTCGGCGCTTACGGGCGGGGCTTTCTGGGCAACATGACCAACCCCAAGTCGGCATTGTTCGTCGCGACCATCTTCGCCACCGCCATGCCGGCTCACATCCCGCCGCTGTTACTGGCACTGGCGGTGATGACCATGGCGACGCTGTCGTTCAGTTGGTATTGCTGCGTGGCGCTGTTCTTCGCCAGTCGGCGGATCGCCGGTGTGTATGAGCGTTCGCGGCAATGGCTGGATCGCTTCGCGGGCGGTTGCTACCTGTTGTTTGGTGCGCATCTGCTGGCGAATCGCTGA
- a CDS encoding MerR family transcriptional regulator translates to MLTIGQMARCHGLTTKALRHYDSIGLFSPAATGRDNGYRYYRPEQIVTLGRIIWLKQLGMGLDEIKVLSANGGLDSVVNLRETLEKHAQQLRADIQRSENVLGQLNRYLAQPDRPLPAMQTPARIDYPALRIMGMTWQQDDQGTIADMWQRFVPREEEIDRLHEPLGTFGVCQPLEDGQWRYIAGLPVGRNAPLISGMVELQIPARRYARVEHHGTVTTLPETFRAAYSEWLPAAGMAPDEGIEFEYCGERFFGPMDPRSVVELYIPLKD, encoded by the coding sequence ATGCTTACCATCGGACAAATGGCCCGCTGCCACGGGCTCACCACCAAGGCATTGCGTCATTACGACAGCATTGGCCTGTTCAGCCCGGCAGCCACCGGCCGAGACAACGGTTATCGCTACTATCGCCCGGAGCAAATCGTCACGCTTGGCCGGATCATCTGGCTCAAACAGTTGGGCATGGGACTCGACGAGATCAAAGTCTTGTCCGCCAATGGCGGGCTGGACAGTGTCGTCAATCTGCGTGAAACCCTCGAAAAGCATGCGCAGCAATTGAGGGCCGATATCCAGCGCAGCGAAAACGTTCTAGGGCAATTGAACCGTTATCTTGCACAACCGGACCGGCCGCTGCCGGCCATGCAAACGCCTGCACGTATCGACTATCCCGCCCTGCGAATCATGGGCATGACCTGGCAACAAGATGACCAAGGCACCATTGCCGACATGTGGCAGCGGTTTGTACCACGGGAGGAAGAGATCGACCGTCTGCATGAACCGCTAGGCACGTTCGGCGTGTGCCAGCCGCTGGAAGACGGTCAATGGCGCTACATCGCCGGCCTGCCTGTGGGGCGCAATGCGCCGCTGATTTCCGGCATGGTCGAATTGCAGATACCGGCTCGTCGTTATGCCCGTGTGGAGCACCACGGAACAGTCACAACGCTGCCGGAAACCTTTCGCGCCGCTTACAGTGAATGGCTGCCCGCCGCCGGCATGGCGCCAGACGAAGGGATTGAATTCGAGTATTGCGGCGAGCGGTTCTTCGGTCCGATGGACCCGCGCAGCGTGGTCGAGTTGTACATTCCGCTGAAAGACTGA
- the ggt gene encoding gamma-glutamyltransferase — protein MFSALPLSRFRLPALTLIISALTLTACNAPPSSTLPLAPEAASGYRTDLQTRHASQHMAAAANPLAAEAGREMLRQGGSAIDAAIAMQAVLTLVEPQSSGIGGGAMIVLWDGKQVRTYDGRETAPAGATEKLFLRADGQPMSFPQAQIGGRSVGTPGVLRALELAHKQHGRLPWAKLFEPAIKLSEQGFAISARLHSLLESDPVIRQSPDMAKYFLNADGSVKTVGTRLQNPALAAVLKRIANEGADALYKGPIAEEIVAKVQGHANPGSLSLNDLQRYQAKERAPLCTDYKRWQVCGMPPPSSGGIAVAQILGTLQALETRDPRLSLTPLKPQKTDKPAGIEPDPQAVHLIAEAERLAYADRAQYVADTDFVPVPVKGLVDPGYLTSRSSLIGERSMGSAKPGTPPGVQVAYAPDRSPLRISTSQVVAVDDLGGAVSMTTTIEAAFGSHLMVQGFLLNNQMTDFSFIPEENGQKVANRVEPGKRPRSSMAPTLIFDRHSGEFVATVGSPGGSQIIEYVAKTTVGLLDWHLDPQSAISLPNFGSRNGPTELEQGQFSPALIQALKDKGHAVNEIDMTSGTQAIVRVKDAQGKASLEGGADPRREGEALGD, from the coding sequence GTGTTTTCAGCCTTGCCCTTGAGCCGCTTTCGCCTGCCAGCCCTGACGCTGATCATCAGCGCCCTGACCCTCACCGCCTGCAACGCCCCGCCCTCCTCGACCTTGCCGCTGGCACCGGAAGCCGCGTCCGGTTACCGCACCGATCTGCAAACCCGTCACGCCAGCCAACACATGGCCGCCGCTGCCAATCCACTGGCGGCTGAAGCCGGGCGCGAGATGCTGCGTCAGGGCGGTTCGGCGATTGATGCGGCGATTGCGATGCAAGCGGTGCTGACCCTGGTTGAGCCGCAGTCTTCCGGGATCGGCGGCGGCGCGATGATCGTGTTGTGGGACGGTAAACAGGTGCGCACCTACGACGGTCGCGAAACCGCACCGGCCGGCGCGACCGAGAAGCTGTTCTTGCGTGCCGATGGCCAGCCGATGTCGTTCCCGCAGGCGCAGATTGGCGGTCGTTCGGTCGGTACACCGGGCGTGTTGCGTGCGCTTGAGCTGGCGCATAAACAACACGGTCGTCTGCCATGGGCGAAGCTGTTTGAACCGGCGATCAAACTGTCCGAACAAGGCTTTGCGATCTCTGCGCGTCTGCACTCGCTGCTGGAATCAGATCCAGTCATCCGCCAGTCGCCGGACATGGCCAAGTATTTCCTCAATGCCGATGGCAGCGTCAAAACCGTCGGCACGCGCCTGCAAAACCCGGCGCTGGCCGCAGTGCTCAAACGCATCGCCAACGAAGGCGCGGACGCACTGTACAAAGGTCCGATCGCCGAAGAAATCGTCGCCAAGGTGCAGGGCCACGCCAACCCCGGCAGCCTGTCGCTGAACGATCTGCAGCGCTATCAGGCCAAGGAACGCGCGCCGCTGTGCACCGATTACAAACGCTGGCAGGTCTGCGGCATGCCGCCGCCGTCGTCGGGCGGGATCGCCGTGGCGCAGATTCTCGGCACGTTGCAGGCATTGGAAACTCGTGATCCGCGCTTGTCACTCACGCCGCTGAAACCGCAGAAGACCGACAAACCGGCCGGCATCGAACCGGATCCGCAAGCCGTGCATCTGATCGCCGAAGCCGAACGTCTGGCCTACGCCGACCGTGCGCAATACGTCGCCGACACCGACTTCGTGCCAGTGCCGGTCAAAGGCCTGGTCGACCCGGGTTATCTCACCAGCCGCTCGAGCCTGATCGGCGAGCGCAGCATGGGCAGCGCCAAACCGGGCACACCGCCGGGCGTGCAGGTCGCCTACGCGCCGGACCGCTCGCCGCTGCGCATCTCCACCTCGCAAGTGGTCGCGGTGGATGACCTCGGCGGCGCGGTGTCGATGACCACGACCATCGAAGCCGCGTTCGGTTCGCACCTGATGGTTCAGGGCTTCCTGCTGAACAACCAGATGACCGACTTCTCGTTCATCCCCGAAGAGAATGGCCAGAAAGTTGCCAACCGCGTCGAACCTGGCAAACGTCCGCGCTCGTCGATGGCGCCAACGCTGATCTTTGATCGCCACAGCGGCGAATTCGTCGCCACGGTCGGCTCGCCCGGCGGTTCGCAAATCATTGAATACGTGGCGAAAACCACCGTCGGCCTGCTCGACTGGCACCTCGACCCGCAAAGCGCTATCAGCCTGCCCAACTTCGGCAGCCGCAATGGCCCGACCGAACTGGAACAAGGCCAGTTCAGCCCGGCGCTGATTCAGGCGCTGAAAGACAAAGGGCATGCGGTAAATGAAATCGACATGACCAGCGGCACCCAGGCCATCGTGCGGGTCAAGGATGCGCAGGGGAAAGCGTCGCTGGAAGGTGGCGCGGATCCACGGCGTGAGGGGGAAGCGCTGGGGGATTGA
- a CDS encoding DUF2817 domain-containing protein — MHSEFPTESSYRDQREQFIAAANAAGATLTSYTHPRCGPFGEPLSTDVAVLGDPQAKRRLVALSGTHGVEGYYGSDCQIDWLKAFVPGSLPKDVAVVMVHLINPWGTAWLRRVNEDNIDLNRNHLDFTGPLPDNRAYAALHEIYACTDLHGPERKRADALLDAEINEHGWPAVMSIVEGGQHSHPDGLFYGGRAPSWSNRTLHQIIETHLAGAETVMCFDLHTGAGEYGHPMLLTITQTPYPALAQAQAIYGPWLYTLHTGADTLSETGVAATATGYTSQALLNALPDVQLMPFVIECGTYPGPDVHRYLRDDHWLHLHGDPLDATGRRIKLNLLEQFYPADPDWRAMVGLRTRQIWAKGLSALGNWSQ; from the coding sequence ATGCACAGCGAGTTCCCCACCGAATCCAGCTACCGCGATCAACGCGAACAGTTCATCGCCGCCGCCAATGCCGCCGGCGCCACGCTCACCTCCTACACACATCCACGTTGCGGGCCATTCGGCGAACCGCTGAGCACCGACGTCGCCGTGCTCGGCGATCCACAGGCCAAACGTCGTCTGGTAGCACTCAGCGGTACGCACGGCGTCGAGGGCTATTACGGTTCGGATTGTCAGATCGATTGGCTGAAGGCATTCGTACCGGGCTCACTGCCCAAGGATGTTGCGGTGGTCATGGTTCACCTGATCAACCCATGGGGCACCGCATGGCTGCGTCGGGTCAATGAAGACAACATCGACCTCAACCGCAATCACCTGGATTTCACCGGGCCGTTGCCGGATAACCGCGCGTACGCCGCACTGCATGAAATCTACGCCTGCACCGATCTGCACGGCCCCGAGCGCAAGCGCGCCGATGCCTTGCTCGACGCAGAGATCAACGAACACGGCTGGCCGGCGGTGATGTCGATTGTCGAGGGCGGCCAGCACAGCCATCCCGACGGCCTGTTTTACGGTGGCCGCGCGCCGAGCTGGTCGAACCGCACGCTGCATCAAATCATCGAAACGCATCTGGCTGGCGCTGAAACCGTGATGTGTTTTGACCTGCACACTGGCGCCGGCGAATACGGCCATCCGATGTTGCTGACCATCACCCAAACGCCTTACCCGGCACTCGCGCAGGCCCAGGCAATTTATGGCCCATGGCTTTACACGCTGCACACCGGCGCCGACACCCTGAGCGAAACCGGAGTGGCAGCGACGGCTACCGGGTACACCTCGCAGGCGTTGCTTAATGCATTGCCGGACGTGCAATTGATGCCGTTCGTGATCGAGTGCGGGACGTATCCGGGGCCGGATGTACATCGGTATTTGCGTGATGACCACTGGTTGCATTTGCATGGTGATCCACTGGATGCGACGGGGCGGAGGATCAAGTTGAATCTGCTGGAGCAGTTTTATCCGGCGGATCCGGACTGGCGCGCAATGGTCGGTTTGCGCACTCGGCAGATCTGGGCGAAGGGGTTGTCGGCGCTGGGTAACTGGTCGCAGTAA
- a CDS encoding helix-turn-helix transcriptional regulator encodes MFSPGWISDERDKSVAIQFYFQSAIVMSVSNEDRDFLVAMGSRIAHLRTVHEITQTRFARALGLSRQTFQGYEEGTRSMPVTTLVKMAFALRVPVEDLLGVPSYTETPRRSLTSTWYRRLQSINELSKVQQKVIAQMLDALIAQAATKASNEEKDILK; translated from the coding sequence TTGTTTTCTCCAGGATGGATTTCAGATGAAAGGGATAAGTCCGTTGCCATTCAATTCTATTTTCAGTCGGCCATTGTCATGAGTGTTTCCAATGAGGACCGCGATTTTCTGGTGGCGATGGGCAGTCGCATTGCTCACTTACGCACAGTGCACGAGATCACACAGACTCGGTTTGCACGGGCTTTAGGTCTTTCCCGGCAAACCTTTCAGGGCTACGAGGAGGGCACTCGCAGCATGCCGGTCACGACACTGGTGAAGATGGCATTTGCGCTGCGCGTGCCTGTTGAAGACCTGCTCGGGGTTCCTTCGTACACGGAGACGCCCAGACGCAGCTTGACCTCGACGTGGTATCGACGGCTGCAGTCAATCAATGAGCTTTCGAAGGTCCAGCAGAAGGTCATTGCGCAGATGCTCGACGCACTGATCGCACAGGCAGCGACCAAAGCGAGCAACGAAGAGAAGGATATTTTGAAGTAA